The window TTCGACCGTCAATGTGGTCGTTGGTGAAGACGGCTCGGTCACGGTGGATGGCGCCAATGTCATTACCGCTGACATCGAAGCCTCCAACGGCGTGATCCATGTGATCGACGCCGTCATCCTGCCGAACTGATCCCCTCCATAGATTCGGCATGTCAAAGGGCCCGTCACGCTCCCCGGTGGCGGGCCCTTTTTGTGCTTGCTATTCGCCGGCTTCCTCGCTGGCCTTGCCGCTGGCTTCGATCACTTTCAGCTCGGTGTTTTCCGGCGCGTCGGAGGCTTTGAGCGCGCCCTTGCGCCGCGAAGTGCGCGGCAGGGAGACGGTCTGCACCTGGCTTTCCATGTACTCGATGATAATGCCCGCGACGTCCTTTTCGCTGGTGCGCTCAATGCCTTCGAGGCCCGGCGAGGAGTTTACTTCGAGGATTTTCGGGCCGCTATTGGAGCGCAACAGGTCCACGCCCGCGACCGAGAGGCCCATCGCCTTGGCGGCCTTGACGGCGGTTGAGCGCTCTTCTGGTGTGATCTTCACAGCCTCTGCCGTGCCGCCCCGGTGCAAATTGGAGCGGAATTCGTCGGCGGAAGCCTGACGCTTCATCGCCGCGACCACCTTGCCGCCGACAACAAAGCAGCGAATGTCCGCTCCGCCCGCTTCCTTGACGAACTCCTGCACGATGAAATTGGCTTCCAGCCCCCGGAAGGCGTCGATCACGCTCTCGGCGGCCTTTTTCGTATCGGCCAGCACCACGCCGCGCCCTTGCGTGCTCTCCAGCAGCTTCACCACCAGCGGCGCGCCGCCCACCAGCTCGATAAGCGTCTTGGTGTCCTTGGGCGAGTGGGCGAAGGCGGTGGAGGGCATGCCGATGCCTGCGCGGGCCAGAAGCTGGTGCGCATAGAGCTTGTCGCGGCTCGCGCCAATGGCGGCAGCCGGGTTCAGGATATAGGCCCCGGTCATGGCAAACTGGCGGATCACGGCCATGCCGTAATTGGTCATCGACGCGCCGATGCGCGGGATCACCGCATCAAAGCGCGGCAGGCGGCGGCCATCATAATAGATCGCGGGCGAGAGCGTGTTGATGCCCATGGAACAGCGCGCCGTATTGATCATCTCGGCGACATGGCCGCGATCCTCAGCGGCCTTTTTCAGGCGTTTGGAGGAATAGTTGGTAGGCTCGCGCGTCAGGATGGCGATGCGAAGCGGGCGCTTGACCGGCTTCTGGCGCGGATAATCGGAATAGACCTTGTAGCCGATCTTGCCCTGCACATAAGAGTCCGCCGGGTTCACCACGATACCGTCGCGTATGGCCGTGCGGCCCAGCAGCATGCGGTAATTCATGCTCTCCCGGTTGGTCAGGGTCAGCTCGATCGGCCATTGGCGCCCGCCAACATCGACCATTGCCTCGATCACCCAGCGCAGCTCGGACTCGCCATTGGACGAGGTAACCTCGCGCCGGTCCACCGCCGGGGCCGCGCAGGTGATCTCCACATCAGGCTGGCTCGGGATGGGATGGATGACAAAGCGCACCTGGGGTGCGTCATCCGGCCCGAACGGCTCCACAGACACTGCATGCAGCGCAGACGTGCGTGCGCCGGTGTCCACCTTGGCCTTGATTGCGGGAATGCCCAGCTCCGGGAAGGACGCCCACTCTTCCCATCCCAGTATGAATGGCTGATCCATCAAATCCTCAATAGCCTCTGGCGTCCTGATCCTGATTGCGGGGTATGCCCGCCTGCCGCGTGCCTTAGCGCGCAATTTCGCGCGCGTCCATCGGGCCCGCTAGCTGGCGCAAAGTCAATTTCTTCCCGTGCGGAAAGATATATCTGCAAGCCACCTGTCTCGACCTGCATCGCCACGGCCCCCATGTGTGGTCTGAGATATTGCACAGGAGAGTCTCCATGGCCGGAATTTATCGCCCGCTGGTGAAGCTGACACGCGGCATGGCCGCCTCTGACGGGGCAGGGGTCAAGATGACCCGCCTGCTCGGCACCCCGGAACTGCGCGTGCTGGACCCGTTCCTGATGCTCGACAAATTCCACTCCGATAATCCGGACGACTATATCGCAGGCTTTCCCGAGCATCCTCACCGTGGCTTTGAAACCGTGACCTACATGGTCGCAGGCCGGATGCGCCACAAGGACAATAAGGGCCATGAAGGCGTGATAGAGCCGGGCGGCGTGCAATGGATGACCGCCGCTGGCGGGATCATCCATTCCGAAATGCCGGTGCAGGAAGACGGGCTGATGAGCGGCTTCCAGCTCTGGATCAACCTGCCGGCCGCCGAGAAGATGAAACCGGCTGCCTATCAGGAATATGATTCTGACGAAGTACCCTCCGACATCCGAGAGGGTGTGGTGGCAAAGATTGTCGCCGGGCGCACCTCCGCCGGCGTTGAAGGCCCGGTGAAGAACATCACGACGCAGCCTTTCTACGCTGAGCTCGTTATGGAACCAGGCGCTGTGTTCGAGGAGCCGATACTGGCCGACAAGACCACCATCCTCGCCATCCATACTGGCGCGGTCAGCATCTCCGGCATCGCCCTGCCGGAAGCGCACCTGGGCGTGTTCGGCCCCGGTGACACGGTGCGTATCGAGGCCGGGCCGGAAGGTGCCCGCGCAATCCTGGCCGCCGCCTATCCTATTGGCGAGCCGATCGCCTGGGGCGGGCCGTTCGTGATGAA is drawn from Glycocaulis alkaliphilus and contains these coding sequences:
- a CDS encoding pirin family protein; translation: MAGIYRPLVKLTRGMAASDGAGVKMTRLLGTPELRVLDPFLMLDKFHSDNPDDYIAGFPEHPHRGFETVTYMVAGRMRHKDNKGHEGVIEPGGVQWMTAAGGIIHSEMPVQEDGLMSGFQLWINLPAAEKMKPAAYQEYDSDEVPSDIREGVVAKIVAGRTSAGVEGPVKNITTQPFYAELVMEPGAVFEEPILADKTTILAIHTGAVSISGIALPEAHLGVFGPGDTVRIEAGPEGARAILAAAYPIGEPIAWGGPFVMNTEGEVRQAMLDYQMGRF
- the rimK gene encoding 30S ribosomal protein S6--L-glutamate ligase, translated to MDQPFILGWEEWASFPELGIPAIKAKVDTGARTSALHAVSVEPFGPDDAPQVRFVIHPIPSQPDVEITCAAPAVDRREVTSSNGESELRWVIEAMVDVGGRQWPIELTLTNRESMNYRMLLGRTAIRDGIVVNPADSYVQGKIGYKVYSDYPRQKPVKRPLRIAILTREPTNYSSKRLKKAAEDRGHVAEMINTARCSMGINTLSPAIYYDGRRLPRFDAVIPRIGASMTNYGMAVIRQFAMTGAYILNPAAAIGASRDKLYAHQLLARAGIGMPSTAFAHSPKDTKTLIELVGGAPLVVKLLESTQGRGVVLADTKKAAESVIDAFRGLEANFIVQEFVKEAGGADIRCFVVGGKVVAAMKRQASADEFRSNLHRGGTAEAVKITPEERSTAVKAAKAMGLSVAGVDLLRSNSGPKILEVNSSPGLEGIERTSEKDVAGIIIEYMESQVQTVSLPRTSRRKGALKASDAPENTELKVIEASGKASEEAGE